A genomic region of Cloacibacillus sp. contains the following coding sequences:
- a CDS encoding response regulator transcription factor, producing MYRILVVDSSAIDRRMMRDVLEKKFSSSVELLSAAEGPEASELVKKGDIDLLIVNIPYYSIYSDFAEVLVHSARNVNGSISLILTSVKREERIARMATRFNADGYLLKPYRREQLISLVENVIAQSRKGAPAKKEAAAADEEDFVRYLKLLENCIHECDYKKSKNIVKEYLGLIYSDHSAKNIRSGIINFARGVSEIGRWYGNEELQKKLESCLERFFTNYNIQVRRFESSEIIEEMIDFIFVELEKFQLNTGDELKKVLNYIELNIKNGITLNSAAEHINMSPSYFSKVFKKAMGINFIVYVTDRRIEIAKDMLQNTDMPVINIACELSYNETNYFSKVFKKKVGLSPTEYRQRFIADKKSGG from the coding sequence ATGTACAGGATTCTCGTGGTTGACAGCAGCGCGATCGATAGACGGATGATGCGTGACGTACTTGAAAAAAAGTTTTCGTCGTCTGTTGAGCTGCTTTCTGCGGCAGAGGGTCCCGAGGCCTCTGAGCTCGTCAAGAAGGGCGATATAGACCTCCTGATCGTCAACATCCCTTATTATTCGATCTATTCCGATTTCGCCGAGGTGCTGGTCCACAGCGCGCGCAACGTTAACGGGAGCATTTCGCTGATACTTACCTCCGTAAAGAGGGAGGAGCGTATCGCGCGGATGGCGACCCGCTTCAATGCCGACGGCTACCTTTTGAAGCCCTATCGCCGCGAGCAGCTTATATCTCTTGTGGAGAACGTCATAGCGCAGAGCCGCAAGGGCGCTCCCGCGAAAAAAGAGGCTGCCGCAGCGGATGAGGAGGACTTCGTCCGCTACCTCAAGTTATTGGAAAACTGCATTCACGAATGCGACTATAAAAAATCTAAAAATATCGTCAAGGAATATCTTGGACTCATCTATTCCGACCATAGCGCGAAGAACATCAGAAGCGGCATCATAAATTTTGCGCGCGGCGTCTCGGAGATTGGGCGGTGGTACGGTAATGAGGAGCTGCAAAAGAAGCTGGAGAGCTGTCTTGAGCGCTTCTTTACGAATTACAATATCCAGGTCCGGCGCTTTGAATCCTCGGAGATCATCGAAGAGATGATAGATTTCATCTTTGTTGAGCTGGAAAAGTTCCAGCTCAACACCGGCGACGAACTCAAAAAAGTGCTCAATTATATAGAGCTCAACATCAAGAACGGCATCACCCTCAATTCTGCGGCTGAGCATATCAACATGAGCCCCAGCTATTTCAGTAAGGTTTTCAAAAAGGCGATGGGGATTAATTTTATCGTCTATGTCACCGACAGGCGGATCGAGATCGCGAAAGATATGCTTCAGAACACGGATATGCCGGTGATAAACATCGCCTGTGAGCTTTCGTACAACGAGACGAACTACTTCAGCAAGGTCTTTAAAAAGAAGGTCGGCCTCTCCCCGACGGAGTACCGGCAGCGTTTCATCGCCGATAAGAAGAGCGGCGGGTAG